A genomic stretch from Trichlorobacter lovleyi includes:
- a CDS encoding c(7)-type cytochrome triheme domain-containing protein — MNRHIITFSAAAMTMLMSASAQATDILFRLKNAKVVAFNHDTHFEKFKDCKVCHNAIFDRSKKRSYPMAEMEKGFACGA; from the coding sequence ATGAACAGGCACATTATCACGTTCTCCGCAGCAGCTATGACCATGCTTATGTCTGCCTCTGCACAAGCCACGGATATCTTATTCCGTCTTAAAAACGCTAAAGTCGTTGCCTTCAACCACGATACACACTTTGAAAAGTTCAAGGACTGCAAGGTCTGCCACAATGCAATCTTCGATCGTTCCAAGAAGCGTTCCTATCCCATGGCAGAAATGGAGAAAGGATTTGCCTGTGGTGCATGA
- a CDS encoding twin-arginine translocase TatA/TatE family subunit — MFGFGVPELLIISAIVMMIFGVGKLPEIGSSFGKAISNFKKAVNDKDKNELSPKNDTNSSSST, encoded by the coding sequence ATGTTCGGTTTTGGTGTACCAGAATTACTCATAATTTCAGCCATTGTGATGATGATATTTGGAGTGGGAAAGCTGCCGGAGATAGGTAGCTCATTTGGTAAAGCAATCAGTAACTTCAAGAAAGCAGTGAATGATAAAGACAAAAATGAGTTAAGCCCCAAAAATGATACTAATTCGAGTAGCTCAACCTGA
- a CDS encoding VirB3 family type IV secretion system protein has protein sequence MSGPDSFAAGFEVPLHRSLTEPLLMGGAPRTVAIANGTLAAAVGLGLQLWIPGVVLWIVGHSLAVWGARVDPQFMQVFARHIKHKPLLDV, from the coding sequence ATGAGCGGGCCGGACAGCTTCGCGGCCGGCTTTGAAGTGCCGCTGCATCGTTCGCTGACCGAACCGCTCTTGATGGGCGGCGCACCGCGTACCGTGGCGATCGCCAACGGCACGCTGGCAGCCGCCGTCGGGCTGGGCCTGCAACTCTGGATTCCTGGCGTCGTGCTCTGGATCGTCGGCCACTCGCTGGCGGTCTGGGGGGCGCGCGTCGATCCGCAGTTCATGCAGGTCTTCGCCCGGCACATCAAGCACAAGCCGCTGCTGGACGTGTAG
- a CDS encoding type II secretion system protein N, with translation MRRLALPLNLLFSVVILITAARILADIASYKLGTSPAKLQTKGAQQSNLPFQQQTQLQGFALILEKALFGPATKGILTPALQPSANTPPPVSQSDLSLLGTAIGSPRTSFILVRRTSSNEERVFKLGEKVFDLGTLIAIKKETAELRSGSQLITLRTPSAPAEPAKPAQSATAATGVTQALPGGSGIIDQRALNAALDNIGQAMTDARLLPSVKDGKVEGFKVSEVKPQGVFAAVGLKNGDVLMKINEFPIDSPEKAIQSFVTLKGQSRIKLDLIRDGAPTSLAYDIR, from the coding sequence ATGCGACGACTTGCCCTCCCTTTGAACCTGCTGTTTTCTGTTGTTATCCTGATAACAGCCGCGCGCATTCTGGCGGATATCGCCTCTTACAAACTGGGGACCTCCCCGGCAAAGCTGCAGACAAAGGGCGCACAGCAGTCAAATCTGCCGTTTCAACAACAGACACAACTGCAAGGCTTTGCCTTAATCCTTGAAAAGGCCCTGTTCGGACCGGCAACCAAAGGGATACTGACCCCGGCCCTGCAGCCGTCTGCCAATACTCCCCCCCCTGTTTCCCAAAGCGACCTGAGCCTGCTTGGCACCGCCATCGGCTCTCCCCGGACAAGCTTTATCCTGGTACGCCGCACCAGCAGCAACGAAGAACGGGTCTTCAAACTTGGCGAAAAGGTCTTTGATCTTGGCACGTTGATCGCCATCAAAAAGGAAACGGCAGAACTACGCTCAGGATCTCAACTGATCACCCTGCGCACCCCCTCTGCCCCGGCCGAACCGGCAAAACCTGCCCAGTCTGCGACCGCCGCAACCGGCGTGACCCAGGCACTACCCGGCGGTTCAGGCATTATTGATCAACGGGCCCTGAATGCCGCCCTGGACAACATCGGCCAGGCCATGACCGATGCCCGCCTGCTGCCCAGTGTCAAGGATGGTAAAGTCGAAGGTTTCAAGGTCTCCGAAGTAAAACCCCAGGGGGTCTTTGCTGCCGTGGGCCTAAAAAACGGCGATGTCCTGATGAAAATCAACGAATTTCCCATAGATTCGCCTGAAAAGGCGATTCAATCCTTTGTGACCTTGAAAGGCCAGAGCCGGATCAAGCTTGATCTGATTCGTGACGGCGCCCCCACTTCGCTGGCCTATGATATTCGCTAA
- a CDS encoding Txe/YoeB family addiction module toxin gives MMIKFSTAAWEDYLYWQTTDKAMLKRINQLIRDIQREPFAGIGKPEPLKHQLAGFWSRRIDSCHRLVYAVEGDTLLIAQCRDHY, from the coding sequence ATGATGATAAAATTCTCAACCGCAGCATGGGAGGACTATCTCTACTGGCAGACTACCGACAAGGCGATGCTGAAACGGATCAATCAACTTATCCGGGATATCCAGCGAGAACCGTTTGCCGGTATCGGCAAGCCGGAACCGCTCAAACATCAATTGGCCGGTTTCTGGTCACGCAGAATAGACAGCTGCCACCGCTTGGTCTATGCGGTTGAAGGTGATACGCTCCTGATTGCACAGTGTAGAGATCATTATTGA
- a CDS encoding TrbC/VirB2 family protein, which yields MTQMHVPAFRFSVNPLPHLSSLARLRSLARPAGQGLLLAALLLFLAGTAQAAGSSMPWEGPLQSILESIQGPVARIVAVIIIIATGLALAFGDTSGGFRKLIQIVFGLSIAFAASSFFLSFFSFSGGAVV from the coding sequence ATGACGCAGATGCACGTTCCTGCTTTCCGCTTTTCCGTAAATCCGCTTCCCCACCTGTCCAGCCTGGCACGGCTGCGCAGCCTGGCCCGCCCTGCGGGGCAAGGGCTGCTGCTGGCCGCGCTGCTGTTGTTCCTGGCCGGAACGGCGCAGGCCGCCGGTTCCTCGATGCCGTGGGAAGGCCCGCTGCAATCCATCCTCGAATCCATCCAGGGGCCGGTGGCGCGCATCGTCGCGGTCATCATCATCATCGCCACGGGCCTCGCGCTGGCCTTCGGCGACACATCGGGGGGCTTTCGCAAGCTGATCCAGATCGTGTTCGGCCTGTCCATCGCGTTCGCGGCTTCGAGCTTCTTCCTGTCGTTCTTCAGCTTCTCCGGCGGGGCCGTCGTATGA
- a CDS encoding transposase has product MQNSVAPYSPRNPRLSDYYRCVEDYFEELERVHEERYQSRFGYLRPEIRLTIFRYLDCGCLHNGFARVKCDDCGHEYLVAFSCKRRHFCPSCHQKRVVEFGEWFLDDLAVTVPHRHIVFSIPKLIRRCFLFDRTLLADLSRTAWETLREYMTGTDNSMPGCACSIQTFGDFLGFNPHCHIIISDGTFDEHGIFHITPYYDFHALEQLFRHKVLKMLLDKGAITQWHIDLLMSWHHSGFNVHICEPIAADDRDALEKLAHYIIRCQFSQERMTYIEQSGTVIYRSKDGHTTKSFSALDWLAMIISHIPRHGEQMVRYYGYYSNAARGKRRKLGMDDNDTPQIVEQEADTPYRKKCRANWARLIQKVYETDPLTCPNCKGVMRILAFIEEEPVIRRILDHLGLWDVPKRQPQCGRGPPVIVEAEPALVYADSQIIEYEEAYFIPEYL; this is encoded by the coding sequence ATGCAAAACTCCGTTGCGCCATACAGCCCGCGCAATCCCCGGTTATCCGACTATTACCGCTGTGTTGAGGATTATTTCGAGGAGCTGGAGCGGGTACACGAGGAGCGGTATCAGTCCCGTTTCGGGTATCTGAGACCTGAAATCAGGTTAACGATCTTTCGTTACCTAGACTGCGGCTGTCTGCACAATGGTTTCGCCCGTGTGAAGTGCGATGACTGCGGTCACGAATATCTGGTCGCTTTTTCCTGCAAGCGCCGTCACTTCTGCCCGTCATGCCATCAGAAACGGGTGGTGGAGTTCGGCGAATGGTTTCTCGATGATCTTGCCGTCACCGTACCACATCGTCACATTGTCTTCTCCATCCCCAAGCTGATCCGCCGCTGTTTCCTGTTTGATCGCACACTTCTTGCCGATCTAAGCCGCACCGCCTGGGAGACGCTGAGAGAGTACATGACAGGCACAGACAACTCCATGCCCGGCTGCGCCTGCTCCATCCAGACCTTCGGCGACTTCCTCGGTTTCAACCCTCACTGCCACATCATAATATCCGATGGCACCTTTGACGAGCATGGCATCTTCCACATCACTCCGTATTACGATTTCCACGCACTGGAACAGCTCTTCCGGCACAAGGTCTTGAAGATGCTGCTGGATAAGGGTGCCATCACCCAGTGGCACATTGATCTGCTCATGTCCTGGCATCACAGCGGCTTCAACGTACATATCTGCGAGCCGATAGCGGCTGATGACCGCGACGCCTTGGAGAAGCTGGCCCATTACATCATCCGCTGCCAGTTCTCGCAGGAGCGGATGACCTACATTGAACAGAGCGGCACGGTCATCTACCGCTCAAAAGACGGCCACACGACCAAAAGCTTCAGCGCCCTTGACTGGCTGGCTATGATCATCAGCCACATTCCGCGGCATGGCGAGCAGATGGTGCGCTACTACGGCTACTACAGCAACGCCGCCAGAGGCAAGCGCAGGAAGCTAGGGATGGACGACAACGACACACCGCAGATTGTCGAACAAGAGGCCGACACACCATATCGCAAAAAGTGCCGTGCCAACTGGGCCAGGCTGATCCAGAAGGTCTACGAGACCGATCCGTTGACCTGCCCGAACTGCAAAGGTGTCATGCGGATACTGGCGTTTATCGAAGAAGAGCCGGTGATCCGCAGGATTCTGGATCATCTGGGGTTGTGGGATGTCCCGAAGCGGCAACCGCAATGTGGCAGGGGGCCGCCGGTAATAGTGGAAGCTGAACCAGCGCTGGTGTACGCCGACAGCCAGATTATTGAGTATGAAGAGGCGTACTTCATCCCGGAATACCTGTGA
- a CDS encoding secretin N-terminal domain-containing protein: MTLCSSPLHAAAQGVIMNFTDVEIATMVKFISELTGKNFVLDERVKGKVSVFSPSKLSQDEAFALFTSVLELKGFTLIQAGKVYKVVPTGSAKQAGMKLADKERIPLGDAFLARVFPLTQISSQEALTFLQPIISKEGHIGSFGPGNMLLVVDAASNLQKVADILSLIDTPQRREGAELVYLKHGSAEGVTKVLRHSQGRADPGGRRLPR; the protein is encoded by the coding sequence ATGACGCTCTGCAGCTCGCCGCTCCATGCAGCGGCCCAGGGGGTGATCATGAACTTCACCGATGTCGAGATCGCCACCATGGTGAAGTTTATCAGCGAGTTGACCGGCAAAAACTTCGTCCTGGATGAACGGGTAAAGGGCAAGGTCTCTGTCTTCTCCCCTTCAAAGTTGTCGCAGGACGAGGCCTTTGCCCTGTTCACCTCCGTACTTGAATTAAAAGGATTCACCTTGATACAGGCTGGTAAGGTTTACAAGGTGGTGCCGACCGGCAGCGCCAAACAGGCCGGTATGAAGCTGGCTGACAAGGAACGGATTCCCCTGGGCGATGCCTTTCTGGCCCGGGTCTTCCCGCTTACCCAGATCTCCTCCCAGGAGGCACTGACCTTCCTGCAGCCGATCATTTCAAAGGAAGGGCATATCGGTTCCTTTGGCCCCGGCAACATGCTGCTGGTGGTGGATGCTGCCTCAAACCTGCAAAAGGTGGCCGACATCCTCTCCCTGATCGATACACCGCAGCGACGCGAAGGGGCAGAACTGGTCTACCTCAAGCACGGTTCTGCAGAAGGGGTCACCAAGGTTCTGCGACATTCGCAAGGCCGGGCTGACCCAGGCGGCCGGCGTCTTCCTCGGTAA
- a CDS encoding class I SAM-dependent methyltransferase, which produces MHVAVQKLDQIARNVFAPVYYLLAQQILDRTGIESGFCLDLGSGSGYLGLALAWNSKLQVCLLNESSEMKKLAEQNIAQKMLEDRVTAACGDLHYLPFEDDSVDLVVSRGSVYFWNDLPQVLREIWRVLAPGGQAFIGGGFGSREVRNEVIEKMRKIEPDWQPKCHNFDDTLFDAALAAAKIRGSLVLRNENGIWIRFRKSANGFHSRLENNFIPSRTHK; this is translated from the coding sequence ATGCATGTTGCTGTACAAAAATTAGATCAAATTGCCCGCAACGTCTTTGCGCCGGTGTATTACCTGCTTGCACAACAGATACTTGATCGTACCGGCATTGAAAGCGGTTTTTGTCTGGATCTGGGCAGCGGGAGCGGTTATCTGGGGCTGGCCCTGGCCTGGAACAGTAAGCTGCAGGTCTGTCTGTTGAATGAGTCCAGTGAGATGAAGAAGTTAGCGGAGCAAAACATTGCCCAAAAGATGCTTGAAGACCGGGTGACGGCAGCTTGCGGAGATCTTCATTACCTGCCGTTTGAAGATGACAGCGTCGATCTGGTTGTCAGTCGCGGCTCTGTCTATTTCTGGAATGATCTGCCTCAGGTGTTGCGCGAAATCTGGCGGGTGTTGGCTCCGGGTGGCCAGGCTTTCATCGGTGGTGGATTTGGTTCACGGGAAGTGCGCAACGAGGTAATTGAAAAGATGCGCAAAATTGAACCTGACTGGCAACCCAAATGCCATAACTTTGACGATACTCTTTTTGATGCAGCCCTGGCTGCGGCAAAGATCAGGGGTTCTCTGGTTCTGCGTAATGAAAACGGCATCTGGATTCGCTTTAGAAAATCTGCGAACGGCTTTCACAGTAGGCTTGAGAACAATTTTATACCCTCCCGCACGCACAAATAA
- a CDS encoding sensor histidine kinase yields MKSRRGSTGHWSRQRRLLNARDAMPDGGAITITTARTTIDTQSRLPCKEAVPGEYLLLGIRDDGAGIETETLEHIFEPFFTTKEVGSGTGLGLATVYGIVAQNKGFIDVSSQVGVGTVFTIYLPALPAALD; encoded by the coding sequence ATGAAGTCAAGGCGTGGGTCCACCGGACACTGGTCCCGTCAACGACGGTTGTTGAATGCCCGCGATGCCATGCCGGACGGCGGTGCTATCACCATTACGACAGCACGGACAACCATTGATACGCAATCACGCCTCCCGTGCAAAGAAGCGGTGCCGGGCGAGTATCTGCTGCTGGGTATCAGGGATGACGGCGCAGGGATTGAAACAGAGACCCTTGAACATATCTTTGAACCGTTTTTTACCACCAAAGAGGTAGGCAGCGGCACCGGACTCGGCCTTGCGACCGTCTACGGGATAGTCGCTCAAAACAAAGGCTTCATCGACGTCAGCAGCCAGGTCGGCGTCGGGACGGTCTTCACTATTTACCTGCCTGCCCTTCCGGCTGCGCTGGATTGA
- a CDS encoding twin-arginine translocase TatA/TatE family subunit: MFGFGVPELLIIAFMVMLIFGVGKLPEIGGSFGKAISNFRKSAEGKDQVELNPKDT; this comes from the coding sequence ATGTTTGGCTTTGGTGTTCCAGAACTTCTCATTATTGCATTTATGGTAATGTTAATCTTTGGTGTAGGAAAGTTGCCAGAGATAGGAGGATCATTTGGCAAAGCAATCAGTAACTTCAGAAAATCGGCAGAAGGTAAAGATCAGGTAGAGTTAAATCCAAAGGATACTTAA
- the trbB gene encoding P-type conjugative transfer ATPase TrbB, with protein MSAVPQTPPERSSIAASMDRRIQMLRTAMGPVIAAALADPDVVEIMLNPDRTLWVDRLSSGRTPLGVELSEDDGERIIRLVAAHVGAEVHRGRPLLTAELPETGERFEGILPPAAPGPAFALRKRAVSIIGLDRYVADGILTTGQADFLRRAVRERQNILIAGATSSGKTTLANALLAEIAATGDRVLVLEDTIELQCAARDHVPLRTRAGVVSMTELVRATMRLRPDRVIVGEVRGGEALDLVKVWGTGHPGGIATIHAGSALGALLRLEQLILEVAVNPPRALIAEAVNVVIHIAGRGRKRRVESIARVVGFDGVGYRLADALETPFPELTPVPLAADAAAPSPSLDQPGELP; from the coding sequence ATGAGCGCCGTTCCGCAAACCCCGCCCGAACGCTCCTCCATCGCCGCTTCGATGGATCGCCGCATCCAGATGCTGCGCACGGCGATGGGGCCAGTCATCGCCGCCGCGCTGGCCGACCCGGACGTGGTGGAAATCATGCTCAACCCCGACCGCACCCTATGGGTGGATCGGTTGTCGTCGGGCCGCACGCCGTTGGGCGTGGAACTGTCCGAAGACGATGGCGAACGCATCATCCGGCTGGTGGCCGCGCACGTCGGCGCGGAGGTGCATCGCGGCCGACCGCTGCTGACCGCCGAGCTGCCCGAAACCGGCGAACGCTTCGAGGGCATCCTGCCCCCGGCCGCACCCGGCCCGGCCTTCGCGCTGCGCAAGCGCGCCGTGAGCATCATCGGCCTGGATCGCTACGTCGCCGACGGCATCCTGACCACAGGCCAAGCGGACTTCCTGCGCCGCGCCGTGCGCGAGCGCCAGAACATCCTGATCGCGGGCGCGACCAGCAGCGGCAAGACCACGCTCGCCAATGCCTTGCTGGCCGAGATTGCCGCCACCGGCGACCGCGTGCTGGTGCTCGAAGACACCATCGAGCTGCAATGCGCAGCCCGCGACCATGTGCCGCTGCGCACCCGCGCCGGCGTGGTGTCCATGACCGAGTTGGTGCGGGCCACGATGCGCCTGCGGCCCGACCGCGTGATCGTCGGCGAAGTGCGCGGCGGCGAAGCCCTGGACTTGGTGAAGGTATGGGGCACCGGCCATCCCGGCGGCATTGCCACCATCCATGCCGGTTCCGCGCTGGGTGCGTTGCTGCGCCTGGAGCAACTGATTCTCGAAGTGGCGGTGAACCCGCCCCGCGCCCTGATCGCCGAGGCGGTCAACGTGGTGATCCACATCGCCGGACGCGGCCGCAAGCGCCGCGTCGAAAGCATCGCCCGCGTCGTCGGTTTCGACGGTGTGGGCTACCGGCTGGCGGATGCACTGGAAACGCCGTTTCCCGAGCTGACGCCGGTTCCTCTTGCAGCCGATGCCGCTGCGCCTTCCCCATCCCTTGACCAACCTGGAGAACTGCCATGA
- a CDS encoding twin-arginine translocase TatA/TatE family subunit, translating into MFGIGMPELVIIMVLALIVIGPQKLPELAKSLGKGLGEFKKATDDFQRSVQVETKGEEQKEQQPTVTSSVPEHATTIGPVEYDTVDKQEAVNKPPTIPDMIKINAV; encoded by the coding sequence ATGTTCGGAATTGGAATGCCTGAGCTTGTTATTATTATGGTGCTTGCCCTGATCGTTATAGGACCACAAAAATTGCCTGAACTCGCCAAGTCGCTGGGCAAGGGATTGGGTGAATTCAAGAAGGCCACTGATGACTTCCAGCGTAGTGTTCAGGTGGAGACCAAGGGCGAAGAGCAGAAAGAGCAGCAACCCACAGTGACAAGTTCTGTGCCTGAACATGCGACAACAATTGGACCGGTCGAGTACGATACCGTAGACAAGCAAGAAGCAGTTAATAAACCGCCCACTATACCTGATATGATAAAGATTAATGCGGTTTAA
- a CDS encoding RNA-binding S4 domain-containing protein has protein sequence MSEKIAIDTDFIKLDSFLKLAGVVMSGGEAKEMKLCSPA, from the coding sequence ATGTCAGAGAAGATTGCAATAGATACCGACTTCATCAAGCTGGACAGTTTTCTGAAGCTTGCCGGTGTCGTGATGAGTGGCGGCGAAGCCAAGGAGATGAAACTCTGCTCCCCGGCATAA
- a CDS encoding ribbon-helix-helix protein, CopG family codes for MSQYRLNLFIQPEHAKRLEELAAKKGVSKSSIVAAALASWLSPDAGDQREAAIAKRLDRLSRQTERLERDQNIQIETLALFIRYFLTVSTPVPEAHQDAARAQGKARFEQFVEQLGRHLLRGRSLVRDVVEELHPDPIRMDDAAALAEAHERAAERAS; via the coding sequence ATGAGCCAATACCGCCTCAACCTGTTCATCCAGCCTGAGCACGCCAAGCGTCTCGAAGAACTGGCCGCCAAGAAGGGCGTGTCCAAGTCGTCCATCGTCGCGGCGGCTCTCGCATCGTGGCTATCGCCCGATGCCGGCGACCAGCGCGAGGCCGCCATCGCCAAGCGGCTGGATCGCCTGTCGCGGCAGACCGAACGCCTGGAGCGCGACCAGAACATCCAGATCGAGACGCTGGCGCTGTTCATCCGCTACTTCCTGACCGTCAGCACGCCGGTGCCCGAGGCCCATCAGGATGCGGCCCGCGCCCAGGGCAAGGCGCGCTTCGAGCAATTCGTGGAACAGCTTGGCCGCCACCTGCTGCGAGGCCGAAGCCTGGTGCGCGACGTGGTGGAAGAACTGCACCCCGACCCGATACGGATGGACGACGCGGCGGCGCTGGCCGAAGCCCATGAACGTGCTGCGGAGCGTGCCTCATGA
- the tatC gene encoding twin-arginine translocase subunit TatC: protein MNREKENVASFIEHLTELRKRLIIIVFSVVIGMGIAWNFSGPVLTFVEKPLTGKTYLTEIKKKVYAKVKEQAPRLYTYYKLDQEISTPEKMRPLNYSAPLEPFFIQCKISMLLGFVFALPVVFLQLWLFIAPGLTDKERRMVVPFVTAATLTFCAGAMFFLVVIWPVIINFSLSYEVEGLQSWFNISAYINFCLRLILIFGLIFELPVLTLLLSRFGIVSYKMLAPKRKYALLASSIIAAFHADLITMFVIMIPMYLMYEISIWVALIFGKKKAADPAEMDNFPITSAA from the coding sequence ATGAACAGAGAAAAAGAAAACGTTGCGTCATTCATTGAACACTTGACCGAACTGCGCAAGAGACTGATAATCATAGTCTTTTCAGTAGTTATAGGCATGGGGATCGCCTGGAACTTTTCCGGCCCGGTCCTTACCTTCGTGGAAAAGCCCCTGACCGGCAAGACCTACCTGACCGAGATCAAGAAGAAGGTCTACGCCAAGGTCAAAGAACAGGCCCCCCGGCTTTATACCTACTATAAGCTGGACCAGGAGATCAGCACCCCGGAAAAAATGCGTCCGCTCAACTACAGTGCCCCACTGGAACCGTTTTTCATCCAGTGCAAGATCTCAATGTTACTCGGGTTTGTATTTGCCTTACCGGTGGTTTTCCTGCAGCTATGGCTGTTTATAGCTCCAGGACTCACTGACAAGGAGCGGCGCATGGTGGTTCCTTTTGTCACCGCCGCCACCCTCACCTTCTGCGCCGGTGCCATGTTCTTTCTGGTTGTCATCTGGCCGGTCATCATCAACTTCTCGCTTTCCTATGAAGTTGAAGGCTTACAAAGTTGGTTCAACATCAGTGCCTATATAAACTTTTGTCTGCGCCTGATCCTGATCTTTGGTCTGATCTTCGAACTTCCGGTTCTGACCCTTCTTCTGTCCCGCTTTGGCATTGTCAGCTACAAAATGCTGGCTCCTAAACGTAAATATGCCTTGCTGGCCAGTTCTATTATAGCCGCCTTCCACGCAGACTTAATCACCATGTTCGTCATCATGATTCCCATGTACCTGATGTATGAAATCAGCATCTGGGTCGCATTGATCTTCGGAAAGAAAAAGGCCGCAGATCCGGCGGAGATGGACAATTTCCCTATTACTTCAGCGGCATAA
- a CDS encoding type II toxin-antitoxin system Phd/YefM family antitoxin has protein sequence MAGGRGTPRLTYTYTRQHFAEVMKSVNEDHVPVVVTSQRGKPVVILSLDDFHAYEETAYLLRNPQGAKRLLESVEELRAGGGQTRDLTE, from the coding sequence TTGGCTGGTGGACGAGGAACGCCGCGCCTGACCTATACCTATACGCGCCAGCATTTTGCAGAGGTCATGAAATCAGTAAATGAAGACCACGTTCCCGTGGTGGTGACCAGCCAGCGCGGCAAACCGGTTGTCATCCTTTCCCTCGACGATTTCCACGCTTATGAAGAAACCGCCTATCTGCTCCGTAATCCCCAAGGGGCCAAACGGTTGCTTGAATCTGTGGAGGAACTGCGTGCAGGCGGAGGGCAGACCAGAGACCTGACGGAATGA
- a CDS encoding bifunctional 3,4-dihydroxy-2-butanone-4-phosphate synthase/GTP cyclohydrolase II, whose translation MARSSIEQAIRDIRNGRMVILVDDEDRENEGDLTMAAEHVTPEAINFMAKYGRGLICLTLTEERCDQLELPPMVSENNSPFQTAFTVSIEARHGVTTGISAADRAQTILTAIADNTGPEDLSRPGHIFPLRARAGGVLVRTGQTEGSVDLARLAGLKPAGVICEIMNEDGSMARMPQLKEFALRHGIRICSVADLVAYRLNHESLVRPVAEAKLPTWAGKFRVIAFENDVDGLEHIALVKGEIRPDEPVLVRVHSECLTSDVFGSIRCDCGGQLSRAMDRIEREGTGILLYMRQEGRGIGLINKLKAYELQDQGCDTVEANEALGFKADLRDYGIGAQMLRALGARKIRLMTNNPKKMIGLEGYGLHVVERVPIEMKALSTNMRYLQTKRDKLGHLLAA comes from the coding sequence ATGGCACGATCCTCCATAGAACAGGCGATCAGGGATATCCGCAACGGCAGAATGGTTATTCTGGTTGATGATGAAGATCGGGAAAATGAAGGCGATCTGACCATGGCAGCCGAGCATGTCACCCCGGAGGCGATCAATTTCATGGCCAAATACGGCCGGGGCCTGATCTGTCTGACCCTGACCGAAGAGCGCTGTGACCAGCTTGAGCTGCCGCCGATGGTTTCAGAGAACAACTCACCATTCCAGACCGCCTTTACGGTTTCCATTGAGGCACGCCACGGGGTAACCACCGGCATCTCGGCAGCGGACCGGGCCCAGACCATCCTGACCGCCATTGCCGACAACACCGGGCCGGAGGATCTCTCCCGCCCCGGCCATATCTTTCCGCTGCGTGCACGGGCCGGCGGTGTGCTGGTACGCACCGGTCAGACCGAAGGTTCGGTGGATCTGGCCCGTCTGGCCGGACTGAAACCGGCCGGCGTGATCTGCGAGATCATGAACGAGGACGGCAGCATGGCCCGCATGCCGCAGTTGAAGGAGTTTGCCCTGCGGCACGGCATCCGGATCTGCTCGGTGGCCGATCTGGTGGCCTATCGCCTGAATCATGAATCACTGGTACGGCCGGTGGCAGAGGCAAAGCTGCCCACCTGGGCCGGCAAGTTCCGCGTGATCGCCTTTGAGAACGATGTCGACGGCCTGGAGCATATCGCCCTGGTCAAGGGAGAGATCAGACCGGACGAGCCGGTGCTGGTCAGGGTGCATTCGGAGTGTCTGACCAGTGACGTGTTCGGCAGCATCCGCTGTGACTGCGGCGGGCAGCTCAGCCGGGCCATGGACCGCATCGAACGGGAAGGCACAGGCATCCTGTTGTACATGCGGCAGGAAGGCAGGGGGATCGGGCTGATCAACAAGCTCAAGGCCTATGAACTGCAGGATCAGGGCTGCGATACCGTTGAGGCCAACGAGGCACTGGGATTCAAGGCGGATCTGCGGGATTACGGCATTGGCGCCCAGATGCTCAGGGCGCTGGGAGCCAGAAAGATCCGCCTGATGACCAACAACCCCAAGAAGATGATCGGACTGGAGGGATACGGCCTGCATGTTGTTGAACGGGTACCGATCGAGATGAAGGCGTTGAGTACCAATATGCGCTACCTGCAGACCAAGCGCGACAAGCTCGGGCACCTGCTGGCCGCCTGA